In one window of Thermus aquaticus DNA:
- a CDS encoding transglycosylase SLT domain-containing protein yields the protein MRLWWLLFLLFACRAQGLPEAYALLETGRLEALRQVAQGGGYAALLAGSRLAQREEVPLAERAEYAWRYALFLEGVRALEPGWEAKPAWRVAAPLLEWAKDPRAFSAWERLLPEPEAVAALLRLGEGERLWEALFRGRAYEALLAVLPSDQRPDLRAQALFRLGRYREALPFYRAWAEADPRGYLGLGYALWRLGQRKEALMAFARYDHPEARLGQGRVLEEMGLWLEAVEAYRRSTPEGLWRATALLERLGLRKEALELYLNLAQGDSLYADDAALRAYVLAGELGLEEAREEAYARLQGGLGLLLGKTPSPPPPASEGPPPPEAPQVAALVAAGKEAYARGEVRYALWTRSRDWPSLVPLLYRLGMYREGIRAAWPTALAYPRPYRAWVEAYARKEGLDPDLLYALFHVESRFDPQAVSPTGALGLAQFLRGTWADVARMLGEPPADPFDPESAIRYAARYLAWLLERCGAFAGLERVACALTAYNGGIGYTLRGIAQQGGLYPFLRFQERDEPREYLAKVLSAYAAYRAIP from the coding sequence GTGCGGCTTTGGTGGCTTCTCTTCCTTCTCTTCGCCTGCCGGGCCCAGGGCCTGCCCGAGGCCTACGCCCTTCTGGAGACGGGGAGGCTCGAGGCCCTGCGCCAGGTGGCCCAGGGCGGGGGGTACGCCGCCCTCTTGGCGGGCTCCCGCCTGGCCCAGCGGGAGGAGGTCCCCTTGGCCGAGCGGGCGGAGTACGCCTGGCGCTACGCCCTCTTCCTGGAGGGGGTGAGGGCCTTGGAGCCCGGTTGGGAGGCCAAGCCCGCCTGGCGGGTGGCGGCGCCCCTTCTGGAATGGGCCAAAGACCCCCGGGCCTTTTCCGCCTGGGAGAGGCTTCTGCCCGAGCCCGAGGCCGTGGCCGCCCTCCTCCGCCTGGGGGAGGGGGAGAGGCTTTGGGAGGCCCTCTTCCGGGGGCGGGCCTATGAGGCCCTGCTGGCGGTCCTCCCTTCTGACCAGCGGCCCGACCTGAGGGCCCAGGCCCTCTTCCGCCTGGGGCGCTACCGGGAGGCCCTGCCCTTCTACCGGGCCTGGGCGGAGGCGGACCCCAGGGGGTACCTGGGCCTGGGGTACGCCCTGTGGCGGCTGGGGCAGCGGAAGGAAGCCCTTATGGCCTTCGCCCGCTACGACCACCCCGAGGCCCGCTTGGGCCAGGGGCGGGTTCTGGAGGAGATGGGGCTTTGGCTGGAGGCCGTGGAGGCCTACCGGAGGAGCACCCCCGAGGGCCTTTGGCGGGCTACGGCCCTTCTGGAGCGCCTGGGGCTCAGAAAAGAGGCCCTGGAGCTTTACCTAAACCTGGCCCAGGGGGACAGCCTCTACGCCGACGACGCCGCCCTCAGGGCCTACGTTTTGGCGGGGGAGCTGGGCCTCGAGGAGGCCAGGGAGGAGGCCTACGCCCGGCTTCAGGGAGGGCTTGGCCTCCTCCTGGGCAAGACCCCGTCCCCGCCTCCGCCCGCTTCGGAAGGCCCCCCGCCCCCGGAGGCCCCCCAGGTGGCGGCCCTGGTGGCGGCCGGGAAGGAGGCCTACGCCCGGGGGGAGGTCCGCTACGCCCTCTGGACCCGGTCCCGGGACTGGCCCTCCCTGGTCCCCCTCTTGTACCGCCTGGGGATGTACCGGGAGGGGATCCGGGCCGCCTGGCCCACCGCTTTGGCCTACCCCCGGCCCTACCGGGCGTGGGTGGAGGCCTACGCCAGGAAGGAGGGCCTTGACCCCGACCTCCTCTACGCCCTCTTCCACGTGGAAAGCCGCTTTGACCCTCAGGCGGTGAGCCCCACGGGGGCCTTGGGCCTGGCCCAGTTCCTCAGGGGCACCTGGGCCGATGTGGCCCGGATGCTGGGGGAGCCCCCCGCCGACCCCTTTGACCCCGAAAGCGCCATCCGCTACGCCGCCCGCTACCTGGCCTGGCTCCTGGAGCGGTGCGGGGCCTTCGCGGGCCTGGAGCGGGTGGCCTGCGCCCTCACCGCCTATAACGGCGGCATCGGCTACACCCTGAGGGGGATAGCGCAGCAAGGGGGGCTATACCCCTTCCTCCGCTTCCAGGAGCGGGACGAGCCCCGGGAGTACCTGGCCAAGGTCCTCTCCGCCTACGCCGCCTACCGGGCTATCCCTTAG
- a CDS encoding cation:proton antiporter, with protein sequence MHGAGHILEVFYLLLAAQVMAYVFKRLNQPVVIGEVLAGILVGPALLGLVHEGEVLEFLAELGAIFLLFMVGLETRLKDILAVGKEAFLVAVLGVAFPFVGGYLYGLQIGFQTLPALFLGTALVATSVGITARVLQELGVLSRPYARVILGAAVIDDILGLIVLAVVNGVARTGQVETGAIAQLVVLSVVFVGLAVLLSTLVARLPLDRLPVGSPLGFALALGVGMAALAASIGLAPIVGAFLGGMLLSEVREKYKLEEPIFAVESFLAPIFFAMVGVRLELSALASPAVLLAGSVVTVIAILGKVLGGFLGALTQGVRSALTVGVGMAPRGEVGLIVAALGLAAGAVNEEEYAIVLFMVVFTTLFAPFALKPLIAWTERGAKG encoded by the coding sequence ATGCACGGCGCGGGGCACATCCTGGAGGTCTTCTACCTCCTCCTGGCGGCCCAGGTTATGGCCTACGTCTTTAAGCGCCTGAACCAGCCCGTGGTCATCGGGGAGGTGCTAGCGGGCATCCTAGTGGGCCCGGCCCTTCTGGGCCTGGTGCACGAGGGAGAGGTCCTGGAGTTTTTGGCCGAGCTCGGGGCCATCTTCCTCCTCTTCATGGTGGGCCTGGAGACCCGGCTCAAGGACATCCTGGCCGTGGGCAAGGAGGCCTTTTTGGTGGCGGTTTTGGGGGTGGCCTTCCCCTTCGTGGGGGGGTACCTTTACGGCCTCCAGATCGGCTTTCAGACCCTCCCCGCCCTCTTCCTGGGCACCGCCTTGGTGGCCACCAGCGTGGGCATCACCGCCAGGGTCCTGCAGGAGCTCGGGGTCCTCTCCCGCCCTTATGCCCGGGTCATCCTGGGGGCGGCGGTCATTGACGATATCCTGGGCCTCATCGTCCTGGCGGTGGTGAACGGGGTGGCCAGGACGGGGCAGGTGGAAACAGGGGCCATCGCGCAACTGGTGGTCCTCTCCGTCGTCTTCGTGGGCCTGGCCGTCCTCCTCTCCACCCTGGTGGCCCGCCTGCCCCTAGACCGGCTTCCCGTGGGCAGCCCCCTGGGCTTCGCCCTGGCCCTGGGGGTGGGGATGGCGGCCTTGGCGGCCAGCATCGGGCTGGCCCCCATCGTGGGGGCCTTTTTGGGGGGGATGCTCCTCTCCGAGGTGCGGGAGAAGTACAAGCTGGAGGAACCCATCTTCGCCGTGGAGAGCTTCCTGGCCCCCATCTTCTTCGCCATGGTGGGGGTGCGGCTGGAGCTTTCCGCCCTGGCAAGCCCCGCCGTCCTCCTGGCGGGGAGCGTGGTGACGGTGATCGCCATCCTGGGCAAGGTCCTGGGCGGGTTCCTGGGGGCCCTCACCCAGGGGGTGCGGAGCGCCCTCACCGTGGGGGTGGGCATGGCCCCCCGGGGGGAGGTGGGCCTGATCGTGGCCGCTTTGGGCCTGGCGGCCGGGGCGGTCAACGAAGAGGAGTACGCCATCGTCCTCTTCATGGTGGTCTTCACGACCCTCTTCGCCCCCTTTGCCCTCAAGCCCCTCATCGCCTGGACGGAGCGGGGGGCTAAGGGATAG
- a CDS encoding rhomboid family intramembrane serine protease, whose product MFPLYDLNYARRPAWVVKGLVLANALAFLLELAWGLEAVVQAYGFVPALFFQDPLGQGYRLFTSMFLHGGFFHILSNMWFLWVFGDNVEDRMGHGRFLVFYLLGGVAAALAQGLFTPASTVPMIGASGAVSAVLGAYYVLFPRAYVVSVVLFIFPLFVTFPAGVYLGYWAFLQLFQGLLGLPGVAWWAHLGGFLFGVYAGPRMARRPRRW is encoded by the coding sequence GTGTTCCCCCTCTACGACCTCAACTACGCCCGCCGCCCCGCCTGGGTGGTCAAGGGCCTGGTCCTGGCCAACGCCCTGGCCTTCCTCCTGGAGCTGGCTTGGGGCCTGGAGGCCGTGGTCCAGGCCTACGGCTTCGTCCCCGCCCTCTTTTTCCAGGACCCCCTGGGACAGGGGTACCGCCTCTTTACCAGCATGTTCCTCCACGGAGGGTTCTTCCACATCCTCTCCAACATGTGGTTCCTCTGGGTCTTCGGGGACAACGTGGAGGACCGGATGGGCCACGGGCGCTTCCTCGTCTTCTACCTCCTGGGCGGGGTGGCGGCCGCCTTGGCCCAGGGCCTCTTCACGCCCGCCTCCACCGTGCCCATGATCGGGGCCAGCGGGGCGGTCTCCGCCGTCTTGGGAGCCTACTACGTCCTCTTCCCCCGGGCCTACGTGGTCTCCGTGGTCCTCTTCATCTTCCCCCTCTTCGTCACCTTCCCGGCGGGGGTCTACCTGGGGTACTGGGCCTTCCTCCAGCTCTTCCAGGGGCTTTTGGGCCTGCCGGGGGTGGCCTGGTGGGCCCACCTGGGGGGGTTCCTCTTTGGGGTCTACGCTGGCCCCCGCATGGCCCGGCGCCCGCGGCGCTGGTAG
- a CDS encoding protoglobin domain-containing protein, with translation MDPGELLDLLKRRTGFTQTHAAILKELGEVMAPIAPEVALAFYDYLGRDEELSSILHAVPGRVERLYGTFAAWYRELFSGTYDRAYAERRRRIGLVHARLGIGPRAMVPAMGLVQELSLEHLRSALRGLEVFSAVEAFEKILAIEVALVEESYLEALARGLLLGHRDVGEALKEGAKALLSP, from the coding sequence GTGGACCCCGGTGAGCTCCTGGACCTCCTCAAGCGGCGCACAGGCTTTACCCAGACCCATGCCGCCATTCTGAAGGAGCTGGGGGAGGTCATGGCCCCCATCGCTCCCGAGGTAGCCCTGGCTTTCTACGACTACCTGGGGCGGGACGAGGAGCTTTCCAGCATCCTCCACGCCGTGCCGGGGCGGGTGGAGAGGCTTTACGGCACCTTCGCCGCCTGGTACCGGGAGCTCTTCTCGGGCACCTACGACCGGGCCTACGCCGAAAGGCGGAGGCGCATCGGGCTGGTGCACGCCAGGCTGGGCATCGGGCCTAGGGCCATGGTCCCCGCCATGGGCCTGGTGCAGGAGCTTTCCCTGGAGCACCTGCGGAGCGCCCTGCGGGGCCTCGAGGTCTTCAGCGCCGTGGAGGCCTTTGAAAAGATCCTGGCCATAGAGGTGGCCCTGGTGGAGGAGAGCTACCTGGAGGCCCTCGCCCGCGGCCTTCTCCTGGGCCACCGGGACGTGGGGGAGGCCCTTAAGGAGGGGGCCAAGGCCCTCCTTTCCCCCTAG
- a CDS encoding SDH family Clp fold serine proteinase, whose protein sequence is MDIFFQLFWLFFILSALSPYLQQQMLLGTRARKIAELEKKRKSRVITLIHRQEAVSFLGIPISRFINIDDSEQVLRAIRLTDKNVPIDLVLHTPGGLVLAAEQIAEALLRHPAKVTVFVPHYAMSGGTLIALAADEIVMDENAVLGPVDPQLGQYPAASVLKVLEKKPIQEIDDQTLILADVAEKALRQVKATVKNLLKKHMPEDKAEEVAHILSQGTWTHDYPIDVAQARELGLRVSTEMPLEVYELMDLYPQPQGQRPSVQYVPLPYRQGGQPGGR, encoded by the coding sequence CCGCCCTCAGCCCCTACCTGCAACAGCAGATGCTCCTTGGGACCAGGGCCAGGAAGATCGCCGAGCTAGAGAAGAAGCGGAAAAGCCGGGTCATCACCCTGATCCACCGCCAGGAGGCGGTGAGCTTTTTGGGCATCCCCATCAGCCGCTTCATCAACATTGACGACTCGGAGCAGGTCCTGAGGGCCATCCGCCTCACCGACAAGAACGTGCCCATAGACCTCGTCCTCCACACCCCGGGGGGCTTGGTGCTGGCGGCGGAGCAGATCGCCGAGGCCCTCCTCCGCCACCCCGCCAAGGTCACGGTCTTCGTCCCCCACTACGCCATGTCCGGGGGGACCCTGATCGCCCTGGCCGCTGACGAGATCGTCATGGACGAAAACGCCGTCTTAGGCCCCGTGGACCCCCAGCTGGGCCAGTACCCCGCCGCCAGCGTCCTCAAGGTCCTGGAGAAGAAGCCCATACAGGAGATTGACGACCAGACCCTGATCCTGGCCGACGTGGCCGAGAAGGCCCTGAGGCAGGTCAAGGCCACGGTGAAGAACCTCCTCAAAAAGCACATGCCCGAGGATAAGGCCGAGGAGGTGGCCCACATCCTCTCCCAGGGCACCTGGACCCACGACTACCCCATTGACGTGGCCCAGGCCCGGGAGCTGGGGCTCAGGGTCTCCACGGAGATGCCCCTCGAGGTCTACGAACTCATGGACCTCTACCCCCAGCCCCAGGGGCAGCGGCCCAGCGTCCAGTACGTGCCCCTCCCCTACCGCCAAGGAGGCCAGCCGGGAGGCCGCTAG
- the dnaB gene encoding replicative DNA helicase, with protein MEGPIPPHSLEAEQSVLGSILLDSDVMDEVEGLLPSPEAFYAEAHRKIYAAMQALRSQGRPVDLVTLSEELSRRGQLEEVGGTAYLLQLSEATPTAAYAEHYARIVAEKWTLRRLIQAAGEAMRLAYEEAGSLDEILDTAGKKILEVALTKTDTEARPMRELVHETFEHIEALFQNKGEVAGVRTGFKELDQLIGTLGPGSLNIIAARPAMGKTAFALTIAQNAALKEGVGVGIYSLEMPAAQLTLRMMCSEARIDMNRVRLGQLTDRDFSRLVDVASRLSEAPIYIDDTPDLTLMEVRARARRLVSQNQVGLIIIDYLQLMSGPGSGKSGENRQQEIAAISRGLKALARELGIPIIALSQLSRAVEARPNKRPMLSDLRESGSIEQDADLVMFIYRDEYYNPHSEKAGIAEIIVGKQRNGPTGTVELQFHASHVRFNDLARDA; from the coding sequence ATGGAAGGCCCTATTCCCCCCCACAGCCTCGAGGCGGAGCAAAGCGTCTTGGGCTCCATTCTCCTGGACTCCGACGTCATGGACGAGGTGGAAGGCCTCCTCCCCTCCCCCGAGGCCTTCTACGCCGAGGCCCACCGCAAGATCTACGCCGCCATGCAGGCCCTAAGGAGCCAAGGCAGGCCCGTGGACCTGGTGACCCTTTCCGAGGAGCTTTCCCGCAGGGGCCAGCTGGAAGAGGTGGGCGGCACCGCCTACCTCCTCCAGCTCTCCGAAGCCACGCCCACCGCCGCCTACGCCGAGCACTACGCCCGCATCGTGGCGGAGAAGTGGACCTTGAGGCGGCTCATCCAGGCGGCGGGGGAGGCCATGCGCCTGGCCTACGAGGAGGCCGGGAGCCTGGACGAGATCCTGGACACCGCCGGGAAGAAGATCCTGGAGGTGGCCCTCACCAAGACCGACACCGAGGCCAGGCCCATGCGGGAGCTGGTCCACGAGACCTTTGAGCACATTGAGGCCCTCTTCCAGAACAAGGGGGAGGTGGCCGGGGTCCGCACCGGCTTCAAGGAGCTGGACCAGCTCATCGGCACCCTGGGCCCAGGCTCGTTAAACATCATCGCCGCCCGCCCCGCCATGGGCAAGACCGCCTTCGCCCTCACCATCGCCCAGAACGCCGCCCTGAAGGAGGGGGTGGGGGTGGGCATCTACTCCCTGGAGATGCCCGCCGCCCAGCTCACCCTGCGCATGATGTGCTCCGAGGCCCGCATTGACATGAACCGGGTCCGCCTGGGCCAGCTCACCGACCGGGACTTCTCCCGCCTGGTGGACGTGGCAAGCCGCCTCTCCGAAGCGCCCATCTACATTGACGACACCCCCGACCTTACCCTGATGGAGGTCCGGGCCCGGGCCCGCAGGCTGGTGAGCCAGAACCAGGTGGGGCTGATCATCATAGACTACCTCCAGCTCATGTCCGGACCCGGGAGCGGGAAGTCGGGAGAAAACCGCCAGCAGGAGATCGCCGCCATCTCCCGCGGTCTCAAAGCCCTGGCCCGGGAGCTAGGCATCCCCATCATCGCCCTAAGCCAGCTCTCCCGGGCGGTGGAGGCCAGGCCCAACAAGCGCCCCATGCTCTCGGACCTCCGGGAGTCGGGCAGCATTGAGCAGGACGCCGACCTGGTCATGTTCATCTACCGGGACGAGTACTACAACCCCCACTCGGAGAAGGCGGGCATCGCCGAGATCATCGTGGGCAAGCAGAGAAACGGCCCCACGGGCACGGTGGAGCTTCAGTTCCACGCCAGCCACGTCCGCTTCAACGACCTGGCCCGGGACGCCTAG
- a CDS encoding CBS domain-containing protein, which yields MKVAEVMTRAPETLSPKATLAEAARKILETRYGGFPVVDEIGRLVGLLQVEELLPRPENVPFSDVEALQLFGEWVDEDTLQEIYRRYQSTPVEAVMLKEIPRVHPEDPLGKALQVLLTTEVRHLPVVDQEDKVVGILTRSDILKLILGRQ from the coding sequence ATGAAGGTCGCCGAGGTCATGACCAGGGCTCCGGAGACCCTGAGCCCCAAAGCCACGTTGGCAGAGGCCGCCCGCAAAATCCTGGAAACGCGCTACGGGGGCTTCCCGGTGGTGGACGAAATAGGCCGCCTGGTGGGGCTCCTTCAGGTGGAGGAGCTCCTCCCCAGGCCGGAGAACGTCCCCTTTTCCGACGTGGAGGCCCTACAGCTTTTCGGGGAATGGGTGGACGAGGATACCCTTCAAGAGATCTACCGCCGCTACCAGAGCACCCCGGTGGAGGCGGTGATGCTCAAGGAGATCCCCCGGGTCCACCCGGAGGACCCCCTGGGGAAGGCCCTTCAGGTTCTCCTCACCACGGAGGTCCGCCACCTCCCCGTGGTGGACCAGGAGGATAAGGTAGTGGGCATCCTCACCCGGAGCGACATTCTGAAACTGATCCTGGGGAGGCAGTGA